Proteins encoded in a region of the Deltaproteobacteria bacterium genome:
- a CDS encoding GTP cyclohydrolase I FolE2 (similar protein in Methanocaldococcus converts GTP to 7,8-dihydro-D-neopterin 2',3'-cyclic phosphate as the first step in methanopterin biosynthesis) — MEDIQSGPSSIPRPIDRVGIAGLKRPIVVRDQARGWQHTVADITMSVDLPARFKGTHMSRFIEALEAWGDRVDYHGFRHLLEDLSQRLDASRSHLAFSFPYFMALAAPVSGSRSLMD; from the coding sequence ATGGAGGATATCCAAAGCGGACCGTCCTCCATCCCCAGGCCCATCGACCGGGTGGGCATCGCCGGTTTGAAACGCCCCATAGTGGTCCGCGACCAGGCCCGGGGTTGGCAACACACCGTGGCCGACATCACCATGAGCGTGGACCTGCCTGCCCGTTTCAAGGGCACCCACATGAGCCGCTTCATTGAGGCATTGGAGGCCTGGGGCGACCGGGTCGACTACCACGGCTTCAGACACCTTCTGGAAGACCTGTCCCAGCGCCTCGACGCGTCGCGCTCCCACCTGGCCTTTTCCTTTCCCTACTTCATGGCCCTGGCGGCCCCGGTCAGCGGCAGTCGCTCCCTTATGGACTG